From Drosophila subpulchrella strain 33 F10 #4 breed RU33 unplaced genomic scaffold, RU_Dsub_v1.1 Primary Assembly Seq354, whole genome shotgun sequence, the proteins below share one genomic window:
- the LOC119560493 gene encoding uncharacterized protein LOC119560493 isoform X1: MVTCKVDSQTAVAVPKMNPVRTRGKPAGSNSNSNSSGFRLLDGDQLENNSSVSRNSIYKLKIDLMFDDSRSMRSSRLDDPRGSHRTRSIIMYGRSELASTSGDTPRSLSSFLQENGQSAKVLAEAAKKDVQRISNSVQAQIEQMFTDVAKDATSSFEVTCLGSLPLKDKVTSLQGLQEPLRQLYLSEVNNKHKLNSGSLDICATGLRVKVSALAISSGAGAPEESEALITPFHNIAVWSAVKFVISDDDGGAAFLPLITDPENIDKTALFQPLSSSEKLAVEHSIHVHAPIFAVVMRSASSPKVLECHGFICKSTEDAIVIAATLYQSLMAHVSTSSRRNTQRRTPRQQNGVSCISIASSSALASSNYLSRSQIIPSASGRRSSFRGSTGGGGGAPSRSGRKKRVSNSSLSSHSNVINETAELETSTEERRRKSHKSKRAPPVPSTVPGSGAHRNGGGGGGPSRSGSIVCGNGHVNRLHQNAHPGKKSSELPSGCGDVAPANGDILTRVAIPRSGSFLNTGGLTRYKSRAARRHSGKLGGGGGGGGGFGLVDWHRLNCASSSPLGFSELFNEFRLHENLHSLDDILYAIIDADGMSFNDLKPIYKEFLLKLAVTLTQDELFQRSKNIMRRQKKKKQKRKASVNGSQKKTKSSFFGTKSLKKVFQLGQFRSCRGKLTKPAVKESTMDSQRKRQISPPIIIGPPISHSHAQQQHQRNRAATSGSDVSVVRNEHTQGLNRNSSSGYVSCSECSYDSESCACASADRCYCSLRTEHLNHKLRQKNERNMALATPTRKPANGGVLPQNVAGTTGTNRHSLISCRSDDKCYCSMVEEEPPSSIERDSANNTHTETTTSCDSDSCVSASKCYCKRTHRRQRSSAAAAISEDSLSQQQRKSRPGNAVAGAARKGKPSEKLGLDYELFSISGSGQPVQPHEALSVKKSVEAAAVFADMKLSQTTDIKSLCPPKGPGSRVGNGSCRSHASSRRSSYRTRESFSTDRLSGGLPLPMPLGKGMGLGGAGGGSADNLLANLKAMEARAASIRSSASRSRMGSYQSMRAVSASLEDSLGYLP, encoded by the exons atggTCACCTGCAAGGTGGACTCCCAAACCGCGGTGGCTGTTCCCAAAATGAATCCGGTCCGGACCCGTGGAAAGCCCGccggcagcaacagcaatagcAACTCTTCCGGCTTTCGGCTCCTGGACGGCGACCAGCTCGAAAACAATTCGAGTGTCAGCCGCAACTCGATCTACAAACTGAAGATCGATCTCATGTTCGACGATTCCAG ATCCATGCGAAGCAGCCGCCTCGACGATCCCCGGGGATCGCATCGCACTCGCTCCATCATCATGTATGGGCGCAGTGAGTTGGCCAGCACATCGGGGGACACGCCCCGCTCCCTCAGCAGCTTCCTGCAGGAGAACGGGCAGTCGGCCAAGGTGCTGGCCGAGGCGGCCAAGAAGGACGTGCAGCGGATCAGCAACAGCGTGCAGGCCCAGATCGAGCAGATGTTCACGGACGTGGCCAAGGACGCGACCAGCAGCTTCGAGGTCACCTGCCTGGGCTCGCTGCCGCTGAAGGACAAGGTGACCAGTCTGCAGGGTCTGCAGGAGCCACTGCGGCAGCTGTATCTCAGTGAGGTCAACAATAAG CACAAGCTCAACTCCGGATCGCTGGATATCTGTGCCACAGGTCTGAGGGTGAAGGTCAGCGCACTGGCCATCTCAAGTGGTGCGGGTGCTCCGGAGGAGAGCGAGGCCCTCATCACTCCCTTTCACAACATTGCCGTTTGGTCGGCGGTGAAGTTCGTCATATCGGATGATGATGGTGGCGCCGCCTTTTTGCCCCTGATCACCGATCCCGAGAACATTGACAAGACTGCCCTGTTCCAGCCACTGAG CTCCAGCGAGAAGCTGGCGGTGGAGCACAGCATCCATGTGCACGCGCCCATCTTCGCGGTGGTCATGCGCTCGGCCAGTTCGCCCAAGGTGCTCGAGTGCCATGGATTCATCTGCAAGAGCACCGAGGACGCCATCGTGATTGCGGCCACTCTGTACCAGAGCCTGATGGCCCACGTCAGCACCAGTTCGAGGCGGAACACCCAGCGGAGGACTCCGCGCCAGCAGAACGGGGTCAGCTGCATTAGCATCGCCAGTAGTTCAGCCTTGGCCAGCTCGAACTATCTGTCCCGCTCCCAGATCATTCCCAGTGCGAGTGGGCGGCGCAGCTCCTTTCGCGGAAGCACCGGAGGGGGTGGTGGTGCTCCATCCCGATCTGGACGGAAGAAGAGGGTCTCCAATAGCTCCTTGAGCTCGCATAGTAATGTGATCAACGAGACTGCCGAGCTGGAAACCTCGACGGAAGAACGCAGGCGCAAGTCGCACAAGTCGAAGCGGGCTCCTCCGGTTCCCAGTACGGTTCCTGGTTCCGGAGCTCACCGCAacggcggcggaggaggaggaccgTCCCGGAGTGGCAGCATAGTGTGCGGCAATGGTCACGTGAACCGGCTGCACCAGAACGCTCATCCTGGCAAGAAGTCATCGGAACTACCTTCGGGATGTGGCGATGTGGCTCCCGCCAACGGAGACATCCTCACACGGGTAGCCATTCCCAGATCCGGCAGCTTTCTCAACACCGGAGGATTGACCCGATATAAATCCCGGGCAGCGAGACGCCATTCCGGCAAACTGggaggaggaggcggcggcggaggagg GTTTGGCCTGGTTGATTGGCATCGCTTGAATTGTGCTTCTAGTTCCCCACTTGGTTTCAGCGAACTGTTTAACGAATTTCGCCTGCACGAGAACCTCCACTCGCTGGACGACATCCTGTACGCCATCATCGATGCCGACGGCATGTCCTTCAACGACCTGAAGCCCATCTACAAGGAGTTCCTGCTCAAGCTGGCCGTCACGCTCACCCAGGACGAGCTCTTCCAGCGCTCCAAGAACATCATGCGACGccaaaagaagaagaaacagaAGCGCAAGGCCAGTGTGAATGGATCGCAG AAGAAGACAAAGAGCAGCTTTTTCGGCACCAAGAGTCTGAAGAAGGTCTTCCAGCTGGGCCAGTTCCGCTCGTGCCGCGGCAAGTTGACCAAGCCGGCGGTGAAGGAGTCCACCATGGATAGCCAGCGGAAGCGTCAGATCAGTCCGCCCATCATCATAGGACCGCCCATCAGCCACAGCCAcgcccagcagcagcaccagcggAATAGGGCGGCCACCAGCGGCTCCGATGTCTCCGTGGTGCGGAACGAGCACACCCAGGGACTCAACCGAAACAGCAGCAGTGG ATACGTCTCCTGCTCGGAGTGCAGCTACGACTCCGAGTCCTGTGCCTGTGCCTCCGCCGATCGCTGCTACTGCAGCCTGCGCACGGAGCACCTGAACCACAAGCTGCGTCAGAAGAACGAGCGCAACATGGccctggccacgcccactcggaAGCCCGCCAACGGAGGTGTCCTGCCCCAAAACGTGGCAGGCACCACCGGCACCAACCGGCACTCGCTGATCTCTTGCCGCTCCGACGACAAGTGCTACTGCTCCATGGTGGAGGAGGAGCCGCCGAGCTCGATAGAGCGGGATTCGGCCAACAACACGCACACGGAGACCACGACGTCTTGCGACTCGGACAGCTGTGTGAGCGCCAGCAAGTGCTACTGCAAGCGGACCCATCGCCGTCAGCGATCCTCGGCAGCGGCGGCCATCAGCGAGGACTCACTGTCGCAGCAGCAGCGCAAATCCCGGCCAGGAAACGCGGTAGCTGGAGCGGCACGCAAGGGCAAGCCCTCGGAGAAGCTGGGCCTGGACTACGAGCTCTTCAGCATCAGCGGAAGTGGACAGCCGGTGCAGCCCCACGAGGCACTCAGCGTGAAGAAGAGCGTGGAGGCGGCGGCGGTGTTCGCGGACATGAAGCTCAGCCAGACGACGGACATCAAGAGCCTGTGCCCGCCGAAGGGACCGGGATCACGGGTGGGCAATGGCAGCTGCCGATCGCACGCCTCCTCCAGGAGGTCCTCGTACCGCACCCGCGAGTCCTTCAGCACGGATCGCTTAAGCGGAGGACTGCCGCTTCCCATGCCCCTGGGCAAGGGTATGGGATTGGGCGGAGCGGGCGGCGGGAGCGCCGACAACCTGCTGGCCAACCTCAAGGCCATGGAGGCCAGGGCCGCCTCCATTCGCAGCAGCGCCAGCAGGAGCCGCATGGGCAGCTATCAGTCGATGCGGGCGGTTAGCGCCTCCCTGGAGGACTCGCTGGGGTACTTGCCATAG